A region of Macaca thibetana thibetana isolate TM-01 chromosome 20, ASM2454274v1, whole genome shotgun sequence DNA encodes the following proteins:
- the GNG13 gene encoding guanine nucleotide-binding protein G(I)/G(S)/G(O) subunit gamma-13 — translation MEEWDVPQMKKEVESLKYQLAFQREMASKTIPELLKWIEDGIPKDPFLNPDLMKNNPWVEKGKCTIL, via the exons ATGGAGGAGTGGGACGTGCCGCAGATGAAGAAAGAGGTGGAGAGCCTCAAGTACCAGCTGGCCTTCCAGCGGGAGATGGCATCCAAGACCATCCCTGA GCTGCTGAAGTGGATCGAGGATGGGATCCCCAAAGACCCCTTCCTGAACCCCGACCTGATGAAGAACAACCCATGGGTGGAAAAGGGCAAATGCACCATCCTGTGA
- the CHTF18 gene encoding chromosome transmission fidelity protein 18 homolog isoform X1 — MEDYEQELYGVEDDFHSQFAAELEVLAELEGASTPSPSGVPLSTAGRPPRTFEEALARGDAASRPAPAASLGSSQGRAGKRQVDADLQPAGSLPHGRSAALPQGLRGGREAEEASGPLHVSPPAPRIKRPRLQVVKRLNFKSEEMEELPLPDSPPMDITPPPSPEDLAELWDHEASDAAADVGLTRASPAARNPVLRRPPILEDYVHVTSTEGIRAYLVLRADPVATGVQSPLLHVPWRGGGQLDLLGVSFASLKEQVDGERRERLLQEAQRLSDTLRSLRSGEEEAAQPVGAPEEEPADGQDTSTHCLWVDEFAPRHYTELLSDDFTNRCLLKWLKLWDLVVFGHERPSRKPRPSVEPARVSKEATAPGKWKSHEQVLEEMLEAGLDPSQRPRQKVALLCGPPGLGKTTLAHVIARHAGYSVVEMNASDDRSPEAFRTRIEAATQMESVLGAGGKPNCLVIDEIDGAPVAAINVLLSILNRKGPQEAEPQGPAVPSGGGRRRRAEGALLMRPIICICNDQFAPSLRQLKQQALLLHFPPTLPSRLVQRLQEVSLRQGMRTDPGVLAALCEKTDNDIRACINTLQFLYSRGQRELSVRDVQATRVGLKDQRRGLFSVWQEVFQLPRAQRRRVGQDPALPADTLLLGDGDAGSLTSASQRFYRVLHAAASAGEHEKVVQGLFDNFLRLRLRDSSLGAVCAALDWLAFDDLLTGAAHHSQSFQLLRYPPFLPVAFHVLFASSHTPRITFPSSQQEAQNRMSQMRNLIQTLVSGIAPAARSRATPQALLLDALCLLLDILAPKLRPVSTQLYSTREKQQLASLVGTMLAYSLTYRQERTPDGQYIYRLEPNVEELCRFPELPARKPLTYQAKQLIAREIEVEKMRRAEALAQAENSPQVDGSSPGLEGLLGGSGEKGVCRPAPRNHEQRLEHIMRRAVREEQPERDFFGRVVVRSTAAPSAGDTAPEQDSVERRMGTAVGRSEVWFRFNEGVSNAVRRSLYIRDLL, encoded by the exons ATGGAGGACTACGAGCAGGAGCTGTACGGCGTGGAGGACGATTTCCACAGCCAGTTCGCGGCCGAGCTGGAGGTGCTGGCCGAGCTGGAAG GGGCGTCGACTCCGTCGCCCTCCGGGGTCCCCCTGTCCACCGCGGGCCGGCCCCCGCGGACGTTCGAGGAGGCCCTCGCCAGAGGGGACGCGGCCTCCCGCCCCGCCCCAGCCGCATCTCTGGGCAGCAGCCAGGGTCGCGCCGGGAAGAGGCAGGTGGACGCCGACCTGCAGCCGGCTGGGTCTCTTCCCCACGGTAGGTCGGCGGCATTGCCCCAGGGCCTCCGGGGTGGGCGCGAGGCTGAGGAGGCCTCTGGTCCCCTGCATGtgtctcccccagcccccaggatCAAACGGCCTAGGCTGCAGGTGGTGAAGAGGCTGAACTTCAAGTCGGAGGAGATGGAGGAGCTGCCTCTTCCCGACTCTCCGCCGATGGACATCACCCCGCCGCCGAGCCCTGAGGACCTTGCTGAGCTGTGGGACCACGA AGCCTCAGACGCTGCTGCTGACGTGGGTCTCACACGGGCCTCACCAGCCGCCCGCAATCCCGTCCTGAGGCGGCCCCCCATCTTGGAGGACTACGTCCATGTGACATCCACGGAGGGCATCCGGGCCTATCTGGTGCTGCGTGCTGACCCTGTCGCCACAGGGGTGCAG AGCCCTCTGCTCCACGTCCCGTGGCGAGGTGGGGGCCAGCTGGACCTGCTGGGTGTGTCCTTCGCCTCCCTGAAGGAGCAGGTCGACGGCGAG CGGCGGGAGCGGCTGCTTCAGGAGGCCCAGAGGCTCTCAGACACCCTGCGCAG TCTCAGgtcaggggaggaggaggcagcccAGCCCGTGGGGGCCCCTGAGGAGGAGCCAGCTGACGGCCAAGACACCTCCACTCACTGCCTCTGGGTGGATGAGTTTGCACCCCGGCACTACACGGAGCTGCTCAGTGATGAC TTCACCAACCGCTGCCTGCTCAAGTGGCTGAAGTTGTGGGACTTGGTGGTGTTTGGCCACGAGAGGCCTTCCCGGAAGCCCAGGCCCAGTGTTGAGCCAGCCCGGGTCAGCAAGGAGGCCACGGCCCCAGGAAAGTGGAAGAGCCACGAACAGGTGCTGGAGGAGATGCTGGAGGCTGGGCTGGACCCGAGCCAGCGACCGAGGCAGAAG GTGGCACTGCTGTGTGGGCCTCCGGGGCTGGGGAAGACCACCCTGGCACACGTGATTGCACGTCACGCGGGGTACTCTGTGGTGGAGATGAACGCCAG TGACGACCGTAGTCCGGAGGCCTTCCGCACGCGCATCGAGGCGGCCACCCAGATGGAGTCGGTGCTGGGTGCTGGTGGGAAGCCCAACTGCCTGGTCATCGATGAGATCGACGGGGCCCCCGTG GCCGCCATCAACGTCCTCCTGAGCATCCTGAACCGCAAGGGGCCACAGGAGGCGGAGCCACAGGGCCCGGCTGTGCCTTCAGGTGGCGGCCGACGGCGCCGGGCAGAGGGGGCGCTCCTCATGAGGCCCATTATTTGCATTTGCAACGACCA GTTCGCACCGTCCCTGCGGCAGCTGAAACAGCAGGCGCTCCTGCTGCACTTCCCACCGACTCTGCCCTCGAGGCTGGTGCAGCGACTCCAGGAG GTCTCCCTGCGGCAGGGCATGAGGACTGACCCGGGGGTGCTGGCGGCCCTCTGTGAGAAAACTGACAATGACATCCGGGCCTGCATCAACACCCTGCAG TTCCTGTACAGTCGGGGCCAGCGGGAGCTGAGCGTGCGAGACGTGCAGGCCACACGCGTGGGCCTCAAGGACCAGCGCAGAGGGCTCTTCTCGGTGTGGCAGGAGGTCTTCCAGCTGCCTCGAGCCCAGAG GCGCCGTGTGGGCCAGGACCCCGCCCTGCCTGCTGACACGCTCCTGCTGGGTGACGGGGATGCGGGCTCCCTGACCTCCGCCTCGCAGCGATTCTACCGTGTCCTGCATGCTGCCGCCTCCGCGGGCGAGCACGAGAAGGTGGTCCAG GGCCTGTTTGACAACTTCCTGCGCCTGCGGCTTcgagactccagcctgggcgccgtGTGTGCGGCCCTCGACTGGCTGGCCTTCGACGACCTGCTGACGGGGGCTGCTCACCACAGCCAGAGCTTCCAGCTGCTGCGCTACCCACCCTTCCTGCCCGTGGCCTTCCACGTGCTATTTGCTTCCAGCCACACACCCAGGATCACCTTCCCCAGCAGCCAGCAGGAG gcccagAACCGGATGAGCCAGATGAGGAACTTGATCCAGACGCTGGTGTCCGGCATCGCACCAGCCGCGCGCAGCCGGGCCACGCCCCAGGCCTTGCTCCTGGACGCCCTCTGCCTGCTCCTGGACATTCTTGCGCCCAAGCTCCGCCCC GTGAGCACACAGCTGTACAGCACCCGTGAGAAGCAACAGCTGGCCAGCCTGGTGGGCACGATGCTCGCTTATAGCCTGACCTACCGCCAGGAGCGCACGCCCGACGGGCAGTATATCTACAGGCTGGAGCC GAACGTGGAGGAACTCTGCCGCTTCCCCGAGCTGCCTGCCCGCAAGCCCCTGACCTACCAGGCCAAGCAGCTCATCGCCCGCGAGATTGAGGTGGAGAAGATGCGGCGGGCGGAGGCTTTGGCCCAGGCAGAGAACAGCCCCCAG GTGGACGGGAGCTCCCCAGGGCTCGAGGGTCTgctggggggcagtggggagaaAGGGGTGTGCCGACCTGCCCCACGCAACCACGAGCAGCGGCTGGAGCACATCATGAGGCGAGCGGTCCGGGAGGAACAG CCTGAGAGGGACTTCTTTGGACGTGTGGTTGTCAGGAGCACAGCAGCCCCGAGTGCAG GGGACACGGCCCCGGAGCAGGACTCAGTGGAGCGGCGCATGGGCACGGCGGTGGGCAGGAGCGAGGTCTGGTTCCGCTTCAACGAGGGTGTCTCCAATGCTGTGCGGCGCAGCCTGTACATCAGGGACTTGCTCTAG
- the CHTF18 gene encoding chromosome transmission fidelity protein 18 homolog isoform X2, with protein sequence MEDYEQELYGVEDDFHSQFAAELEVLAELEGASTPSPSGVPLSTAGRPPRTFEEALARGDAASRPAPAASLGSSQGRAGKRQVDADLQPAGSLPHAPRIKRPRLQVVKRLNFKSEEMEELPLPDSPPMDITPPPSPEDLAELWDHEASDAAADVGLTRASPAARNPVLRRPPILEDYVHVTSTEGIRAYLVLRADPVATGVQSPLLHVPWRGGGQLDLLGVSFASLKEQVDGERRERLLQEAQRLSDTLRSLRSGEEEAAQPVGAPEEEPADGQDTSTHCLWVDEFAPRHYTELLSDDFTNRCLLKWLKLWDLVVFGHERPSRKPRPSVEPARVSKEATAPGKWKSHEQVLEEMLEAGLDPSQRPRQKVALLCGPPGLGKTTLAHVIARHAGYSVVEMNASDDRSPEAFRTRIEAATQMESVLGAGGKPNCLVIDEIDGAPVAAINVLLSILNRKGPQEAEPQGPAVPSGGGRRRRAEGALLMRPIICICNDQFAPSLRQLKQQALLLHFPPTLPSRLVQRLQEVSLRQGMRTDPGVLAALCEKTDNDIRACINTLQFLYSRGQRELSVRDVQATRVGLKDQRRGLFSVWQEVFQLPRAQRRRVGQDPALPADTLLLGDGDAGSLTSASQRFYRVLHAAASAGEHEKVVQGLFDNFLRLRLRDSSLGAVCAALDWLAFDDLLTGAAHHSQSFQLLRYPPFLPVAFHVLFASSHTPRITFPSSQQEAQNRMSQMRNLIQTLVSGIAPAARSRATPQALLLDALCLLLDILAPKLRPVSTQLYSTREKQQLASLVGTMLAYSLTYRQERTPDGQYIYRLEPNVEELCRFPELPARKPLTYQAKQLIAREIEVEKMRRAEALAQAENSPQVDGSSPGLEGLLGGSGEKGVCRPAPRNHEQRLEHIMRRAVREEQPERDFFGRVVVRSTAAPSAGDTAPEQDSVERRMGTAVGRSEVWFRFNEGVSNAVRRSLYIRDLL encoded by the exons ATGGAGGACTACGAGCAGGAGCTGTACGGCGTGGAGGACGATTTCCACAGCCAGTTCGCGGCCGAGCTGGAGGTGCTGGCCGAGCTGGAAG GGGCGTCGACTCCGTCGCCCTCCGGGGTCCCCCTGTCCACCGCGGGCCGGCCCCCGCGGACGTTCGAGGAGGCCCTCGCCAGAGGGGACGCGGCCTCCCGCCCCGCCCCAGCCGCATCTCTGGGCAGCAGCCAGGGTCGCGCCGGGAAGAGGCAGGTGGACGCCGACCTGCAGCCGGCTGGGTCTCTTCCCCACG cccccaggatCAAACGGCCTAGGCTGCAGGTGGTGAAGAGGCTGAACTTCAAGTCGGAGGAGATGGAGGAGCTGCCTCTTCCCGACTCTCCGCCGATGGACATCACCCCGCCGCCGAGCCCTGAGGACCTTGCTGAGCTGTGGGACCACGA AGCCTCAGACGCTGCTGCTGACGTGGGTCTCACACGGGCCTCACCAGCCGCCCGCAATCCCGTCCTGAGGCGGCCCCCCATCTTGGAGGACTACGTCCATGTGACATCCACGGAGGGCATCCGGGCCTATCTGGTGCTGCGTGCTGACCCTGTCGCCACAGGGGTGCAG AGCCCTCTGCTCCACGTCCCGTGGCGAGGTGGGGGCCAGCTGGACCTGCTGGGTGTGTCCTTCGCCTCCCTGAAGGAGCAGGTCGACGGCGAG CGGCGGGAGCGGCTGCTTCAGGAGGCCCAGAGGCTCTCAGACACCCTGCGCAG TCTCAGgtcaggggaggaggaggcagcccAGCCCGTGGGGGCCCCTGAGGAGGAGCCAGCTGACGGCCAAGACACCTCCACTCACTGCCTCTGGGTGGATGAGTTTGCACCCCGGCACTACACGGAGCTGCTCAGTGATGAC TTCACCAACCGCTGCCTGCTCAAGTGGCTGAAGTTGTGGGACTTGGTGGTGTTTGGCCACGAGAGGCCTTCCCGGAAGCCCAGGCCCAGTGTTGAGCCAGCCCGGGTCAGCAAGGAGGCCACGGCCCCAGGAAAGTGGAAGAGCCACGAACAGGTGCTGGAGGAGATGCTGGAGGCTGGGCTGGACCCGAGCCAGCGACCGAGGCAGAAG GTGGCACTGCTGTGTGGGCCTCCGGGGCTGGGGAAGACCACCCTGGCACACGTGATTGCACGTCACGCGGGGTACTCTGTGGTGGAGATGAACGCCAG TGACGACCGTAGTCCGGAGGCCTTCCGCACGCGCATCGAGGCGGCCACCCAGATGGAGTCGGTGCTGGGTGCTGGTGGGAAGCCCAACTGCCTGGTCATCGATGAGATCGACGGGGCCCCCGTG GCCGCCATCAACGTCCTCCTGAGCATCCTGAACCGCAAGGGGCCACAGGAGGCGGAGCCACAGGGCCCGGCTGTGCCTTCAGGTGGCGGCCGACGGCGCCGGGCAGAGGGGGCGCTCCTCATGAGGCCCATTATTTGCATTTGCAACGACCA GTTCGCACCGTCCCTGCGGCAGCTGAAACAGCAGGCGCTCCTGCTGCACTTCCCACCGACTCTGCCCTCGAGGCTGGTGCAGCGACTCCAGGAG GTCTCCCTGCGGCAGGGCATGAGGACTGACCCGGGGGTGCTGGCGGCCCTCTGTGAGAAAACTGACAATGACATCCGGGCCTGCATCAACACCCTGCAG TTCCTGTACAGTCGGGGCCAGCGGGAGCTGAGCGTGCGAGACGTGCAGGCCACACGCGTGGGCCTCAAGGACCAGCGCAGAGGGCTCTTCTCGGTGTGGCAGGAGGTCTTCCAGCTGCCTCGAGCCCAGAG GCGCCGTGTGGGCCAGGACCCCGCCCTGCCTGCTGACACGCTCCTGCTGGGTGACGGGGATGCGGGCTCCCTGACCTCCGCCTCGCAGCGATTCTACCGTGTCCTGCATGCTGCCGCCTCCGCGGGCGAGCACGAGAAGGTGGTCCAG GGCCTGTTTGACAACTTCCTGCGCCTGCGGCTTcgagactccagcctgggcgccgtGTGTGCGGCCCTCGACTGGCTGGCCTTCGACGACCTGCTGACGGGGGCTGCTCACCACAGCCAGAGCTTCCAGCTGCTGCGCTACCCACCCTTCCTGCCCGTGGCCTTCCACGTGCTATTTGCTTCCAGCCACACACCCAGGATCACCTTCCCCAGCAGCCAGCAGGAG gcccagAACCGGATGAGCCAGATGAGGAACTTGATCCAGACGCTGGTGTCCGGCATCGCACCAGCCGCGCGCAGCCGGGCCACGCCCCAGGCCTTGCTCCTGGACGCCCTCTGCCTGCTCCTGGACATTCTTGCGCCCAAGCTCCGCCCC GTGAGCACACAGCTGTACAGCACCCGTGAGAAGCAACAGCTGGCCAGCCTGGTGGGCACGATGCTCGCTTATAGCCTGACCTACCGCCAGGAGCGCACGCCCGACGGGCAGTATATCTACAGGCTGGAGCC GAACGTGGAGGAACTCTGCCGCTTCCCCGAGCTGCCTGCCCGCAAGCCCCTGACCTACCAGGCCAAGCAGCTCATCGCCCGCGAGATTGAGGTGGAGAAGATGCGGCGGGCGGAGGCTTTGGCCCAGGCAGAGAACAGCCCCCAG GTGGACGGGAGCTCCCCAGGGCTCGAGGGTCTgctggggggcagtggggagaaAGGGGTGTGCCGACCTGCCCCACGCAACCACGAGCAGCGGCTGGAGCACATCATGAGGCGAGCGGTCCGGGAGGAACAG CCTGAGAGGGACTTCTTTGGACGTGTGGTTGTCAGGAGCACAGCAGCCCCGAGTGCAG GGGACACGGCCCCGGAGCAGGACTCAGTGGAGCGGCGCATGGGCACGGCGGTGGGCAGGAGCGAGGTCTGGTTCCGCTTCAACGAGGGTGTCTCCAATGCTGTGCGGCGCAGCCTGTACATCAGGGACTTGCTCTAG
- the RPUSD1 gene encoding RNA pseudouridylate synthase domain-containing protein 1 — MEPGSVENLSIVYRSRDFLVVNKHWDVRIDSKAWRETLTLQKQLRHRFPELADPDTCYGFRFCHQLDFSTSGALCVALNKAAAGSAYRCFKERRVTKAYLALLRGHIQESRVTISHAIGRNGTEGRAHTMCIEGTQGCENPKPSLTELVVLEHGLYAGDPVSKVLLKPLTGRTHQLRVHCSALGHPVVGDLTYGEPSGQEDRPFRMMLHAFYLRIPTDAECVEVCTPDPFLPSLDACWSPHTLLQPLDQLVQALRATPDPDPEDRGPRPGSPSTLLPGPGRPPPPPTKPPETEAQRGPCLQWLSEWTLEPDS, encoded by the exons ATGGAGCCGGGCAGCGTGGAGAACCTGTCCATCGTGTACCGGAGCCGCGACTTCCTGGTGGTCAACAAGCACTGGGACGTTCGCATTGACAGCAAGGCGTGGCGGGAGACTCTGACGCTACAAAAGCAGCTGCGGCACCGCTTCCCGGAGCTGGCCGACCCGGACACCTGCTACGGGTTCAG GTTCTGCCACCAGCTGGATTTCTCCACCAGCGGGGCACTGTGTGTGGCCCTAAACAAGGCAGCCGCCGGCAGCGCATACAGGTGCTTCAAGGAGCGGCGCGTGACCAAGGCTTACCTGGCACTG CTGCGGGGGCACATCCAGGAGAGCCGGGTGACCATCAGCCATGCCATCGGCAGGAACGGCACGGAAGGCCGGGCCCACACCATGTGCATCGAGGGCACGCAGG GTTGTGAGAACCCAAAGCCAAGCCTCACGGAGCTCGTGGTTCTGGAACACGGGCTGTACGCAGGCGATCCGGTCTCCAAAGTGCTGCTGAAGCCACTCACGG GCCGGACACACCAGCTGCGCGTGCACTGCAGTGCCCTGGGCCACCCCGTGGTGGGCGACCTGACCTACGGAGAGCCCTCGGGCCAGGAGGACCGACCGTTCAGAATGATGCTGCACGCTTTCTACCTGCGCATCCCCACGGACGCCGAGTGTGTAGAGGTCTGCACGCCTGACCCCTTCCTGCCCTCCCTGGACGCCTGCTGGAGCCCCCACACCCTGCTGCAGCCGCTGGACCAGCTTGTGCAGGCCTTACGGGCCACCCCTGACCCTGACCCCGAGGACAGGGGCCCCAGGCCAGGCAGCCCCtccacactcctgcctgggcctggccggccccctccaccccccaccaaGCCCCCTGAGACTGAGGCACAGCGGGGCCCCTGCCTGCAGTGGCTGTCAGAGTGGACGCTGGAGCCGGACAGCTGA
- the LOC126944155 gene encoding mesothelin-like protein yields the protein MQACSTTPGAQRLQSRALVGREEHELGRCQLTAKRASLWEWGGVGQSHAACQAGVEVSRDPSIPPALSLHPGAQQQQLMHLAGWDCVWSTWSATPCPEQPPHSPAAPPPPHPRFLLSQEAQRCPKAIRLVPGGGSGPQQYRDPDSSGLAASISSVAEATPAATGGQISATEPDIWGSKRERELPGPLGVGTKLGCTRLPEALAVGWRRSNPWESRSSGPAAPASPGPTARGPSTFLPWNVSARMTSTLRRTDMGPRVGALQSSGLTLLLSLAAHCSGPQAKGLSPGGLDASGANLWARAGVLSGTRPALCWTGLESHRKEGWGDGFPRAAQRVPKPWCWGAVESDLGPAGCVQPVPFCWAAALNCFHPSRTLPATISSSLPSANCSLLQGFWCQPAGQLPRDQLSALIQRLALLQVPLQAWQLSCLANLASRCGLQDDFTLHPPNLLLFYNLTQVREVDCRAFIRRAAQGDMELLSHLPDQRVALQRVAVGCLGGARPQLSASNLPLLGALVCDMDASSISAADPHVLENLQRCPRLTTAQRIALNSLLAGGKTSLGPPGSWTLEGLQALGSLATYISPHLWAQVQEAVGLGFFSSMVAACRAGRLSQHEARRFITSFLESKTKLVSSRPRLSTGRSCVRGNITAATLRDNLFLVRYDCAQLESCLDGHVLRTNLELLLQHPLPAECQRVVKAKLAQIYPQGLPEDQLRLITSLVYLYSCTEIGQWSITSWDTVVALLASDVALENQTEAVLQKFLEHNGTVSGALLLAVGGTRLCWMSPQQIQTIHPQELRLAGALDVSSCPQSRKDVLYAKAREAFSSSSRTPAAYYHFMRPYLGGAPVEELQHLAQANISMDIDTFTSLNPRVLQSLDVSNVTALLGHNVGDLQKARSHPTVRSWLYSLNSSALGQLGLDTSPAGPASPTGPAHGTSGPPSTTHQAPHLVHTSGLPGNAAQASTSGSPWAPLGYLPLAVALPSSLLWLLHWGTCTLASVDSAASGWLGSQGSGSGKTGLLDSAGRPLGLRGRL from the exons ATGCAGGCGTGCAGCACGACCCCTGGGGCGCAGAGACTGCAGAGCAGAGCCCTGGTGGGCAGGGAGGAGCATGAGCTGGGCCGCTGCCAGCT GACTGCCAAGCGGGCGTCACTGTGGgagtggggcggggtggggcagTCCCATGCCGCCTGCCAGGCCGGCGTGGAGGTGAGCAGGGACCCCAGCATCCCCCCTGCACTGTCTCTGCACCCGGGCgctcagcagcagcagctgatGCACTTGGCGGGCTGGGATTGCGTCTGGAGCACCTGGTCCGCAACTCCCTGCCCGGAGCAGCCACCCCACAGCCCGGCAGCACCTCCCCCGCCGCACCCACGGTTTCTGCTCAG TCAGGAGGCCCAGAGGTGCCCAAAAGCCATCAGGCTGGTTCCAGGAGGAGGCAGTGGCCCGCAGCAGTACCGAGACCCTGACTCCTCTGGCCTTGCAGCTTCCATTTCCAGCGTGGCTGAGGCTACCCCAGCTGCCACTGGGGGCCAGATTTCAGCGACAGAGCCGGACATCTGGGGCTCAAAGAGGGAAAGGGAGCTGCCAGGGCCGCTGGGTGTGGGGACGAAGCTGGGGTGCACGAGGCTGCCTGAGGCACTCGCTGTTGGCTGGAGACGCAGCAACCC GTGGGAGAGCCGCAGCTCTGGCCCCGCCGCCCCGG CTAGTCCTGGACCCACTGCCCGTGGCCCCAGCACCTTCCTGCCCTGGAACGTCTCAGCCAGGATGACCAGCACGCTCCGCCGCACAGACATGGGCCCCAGAGTGG GTGCCCTGCAGAGCTCGGGCCTCACCCTCCTCCTGTCCCTCGCCGCCCACTGCTCTGGGCCCCAGGCCAAGGGTCTTTCCCCAGGAGGGCTGGATGCCAGTGGGGCCAACCTGTGGGCCAG GGCTGGCGTCCTGAGTGGCACAAGGCCCGCTCTGTGTTGGACTGGATTAGAGTCACACCGTAAGGAAGGCTGGGGAGACGGCTTCCCCAGGGCTGCCCAACGGGTGCCGAAGCCTTGG TGCTGGGGGGCAGTGGAGTCGGACCTTGGTCCTGCAGGCTGCGTGCAGCCCGTGCCCTTCTGCTGGGCAGCCGCGCTCAACTGCTTCCACCCCTCCCGGACCCTCCCTGCCACTATCTCCTCCTCTCTGCCCAGTGCCAACTGCTCCCTGCTGCAAGGCTTCTGGTGCCAGCCGGCCGGTCAGCTGCCCCGGGACCAGCTCTCAGCCCTAATCCAGAGGCTGGCCTTGCTGCAGGTCCCCCTCCAGGCCTGGCAG CTCAGCTGCTTGGCCAACCTGGCATCACGGTGCGGCCTCCAGGACGACTTTACGCTCCACCCGCCCAACCTGCTGCTCTTCTACAA CCTGACCCAGGTGCGGGAAGTTGACTGCCGGGCCTTCATCCGCCGCGCCGCCCAGGGGGACATGGAGCTGCTGAGCCATCTACCCGACCAGAGGGTCGCCCTGCAGCGTGTGGCTGTGGGCTGCCTG GGGGGGGCCCGCCCACAGCTCAGCGCCTCCAACCTGCCGCTGCTCggggccctggtgtgtgacatGGACGCGTCCAGCATCAGTGCTGCGGACCCCCATGTGCTGGAGAACCTGCAGCGCTGCCCCCGGCTGACCACCGCCCAGCGCATTGCCCTCAACTCACTGCTGGCCGGTGGGAAGACCTCGCTCGG GCCCCCTGGCTCCTGGACACTGGAGGGGCTGCAGGCCCTGGGTTCCCTGGCCACATACATCAGCCCTCACCTGTGGGCACAGGTGCAGGAG GCCGTGGGCCTGGGCTTCTTCAGTAGCATGGTGGCGGCATGCCGGGCAGGGAGGCTCAGCCAGCACGAGGCCAGGCGCTTCATCACCAGCTTCCTGGAGTCCAAGACCAAACTGGTGTCCTCCAGGCCCAGGCTCAGCACAG GGAGATCCTGTGTCCGAGGCAACATCACGGCGGCCACGCTGCGGGACAATCTCTTTCTGGTGCGCTACGACTGTGCACAGCTTGAGTCCTGCCTGGACGGCCACGTCCTCAGAACCAACCTGGAACTCCTGCTGCAGCACCCGCTGCCCGCTGAGTGCCAGCGCGTGGTCAAGGCCAAGCTCGCGCAG ATCTACCCACAAGGCCTCCCGGAGGATCAGTTGCGGCTCATCACCTCGTTGGTCTACCTCTACTCCTGCACCGAGATCGGCCAGTGGAGCATCACCTCCTGGGACACGGTTGTGGCTCTGCTGGCCTCTGATGTGGCCCTGGAGAACCAGACAGAG GCTGTGCTGCAGAAGTttctggagcacaatggcacagtCTCCGGCGCCCTGCTGCTGGCCGTCGGGGGCACCCGCCTATGCTGGATGAGTCCTCAGCAGATCCAGACCATCCATCCCCAGGAGCTCCG GCTGGCCGGGGCCCTGGATGTCTCTTCCTGCCCCCAGAGCCGGAAGGATGTGCTCTACGCCAAGGCCCGTGAGGccttcagcagcagcagcaggacccCAGCTGCCTACTACCACTTCATGCGCCCCTACCTCG GCGGTGCACCGGTGGAGGAGCTGCAGCACCTGGCCCAGGCCAACATCTCCATGGACATCGACACCTTCACCAGCCTGAACCCCCGCGTGCTGCAG AGCCTGGATGTCAGCAACGTGACTGCGCTGCTGGGCCACAACGTGGGAGACCTGCAGAAGGCCCGAAGCCACCCCACCGTCAGGTCCTGGCTGTACAGCCTCAACAGCTCCGCCCTGGGCCAGCTGGGCCTTGACACCAGCCCCGCCGGCCCCGCCAGCCCCACCGGCCCAGCCCACGGCACCAGCGGGCCCCCCAGCACCACCCACCAAGCGCCTCATCTGGTCCACACCTCAGGCCTGCCCGGGAACGCTGCCCAGGCCTCCACCTCAG GCAGCCCGTGGGCCCCCCTGGGGTACCTGCCCCTGGCGGTGGCCCTGCCCTCTAGCCTCCTATGGCTGCTGCACTGGGGGACCTGCACCCTGGCTTCTGTGGACAGTGCTGCCTCGGGGTGGCTGGGTTCACAGGGGTCAGGTTCAGGAAAAACAGGGCTGTTAGATTCAGCTGGACGCCCACTTGGACTGAGGGGCCGGCTCTAG